Proteins encoded together in one Neobacillus sp. FSL H8-0543 window:
- a CDS encoding YdiU family protein, producing MTKNMKIGWNFENSYVRLPKSFFTSQNPTPVSTPRLIIFNDTAAASLGLNAKELKGEKGVAFLAGNKIPEGASPLAQAYAGHQFGHLNMLGDGRAILLGEQITPSGERFDIQLKGPGRTPYSRGGDGRAALGPMLREYIISEAMHALGIPTTRSLAVVATGEPVFRETELPGAILTRVAASHLRVGTFQYAAGARPVEELQALADYTIKRHFPEIEADKSRYLSLLQEVIKRQSLLIAKWQLAGFIHGVMNTDNMTISGETIDYGPCAFMDIYDPATVFSSIDREGRYAYGNQPNIGVWNLARFAESLLPLLAEDQEQAVTLAQDKLADFSKLFKSYWLEGMRAKLGILNEEPQDESLIEGLLDLMQKNRADYTNTFRALTFNKLEDLDLFGIPEFVQWHKQWQERLGRQQESKDSSLQLMRNSNPAVIPRNHRVEEALDAAVKNEDYSVMEKLLEILKNPYAHSPEQEDYTALPEESALPYRTFCGT from the coding sequence ATGACAAAGAATATGAAAATAGGATGGAACTTTGAAAACAGTTATGTTCGTCTGCCGAAATCATTTTTTACCAGCCAAAACCCAACCCCTGTAAGCACACCTAGGTTAATCATTTTCAATGATACGGCTGCAGCATCCCTGGGTCTGAATGCTAAGGAGCTAAAAGGCGAGAAAGGGGTAGCTTTCCTGGCTGGAAACAAGATACCAGAAGGCGCTTCTCCTCTTGCTCAGGCTTATGCGGGACATCAATTCGGCCATCTAAACATGTTAGGGGATGGGCGGGCGATACTACTAGGCGAGCAGATTACCCCTTCAGGTGAACGGTTTGATATTCAGTTGAAAGGTCCAGGAAGAACACCTTATTCCCGTGGAGGCGATGGCCGTGCAGCACTTGGACCGATGCTCCGCGAATATATCATTAGTGAGGCCATGCATGCGCTTGGCATTCCTACAACACGCAGTCTTGCAGTAGTAGCAACGGGAGAGCCCGTTTTTCGTGAAACCGAACTGCCTGGTGCGATTCTGACGCGTGTGGCCGCTAGCCATCTTCGGGTTGGCACCTTTCAATATGCTGCAGGGGCGCGACCGGTTGAGGAACTGCAGGCGCTGGCTGACTATACAATAAAGCGTCATTTTCCAGAGATTGAAGCCGATAAAAGCCGGTATCTTTCACTCCTTCAAGAAGTAATCAAGCGTCAGTCCTTACTGATTGCTAAGTGGCAATTAGCTGGTTTTATCCATGGTGTGATGAATACCGATAACATGACCATTAGCGGAGAAACGATTGATTATGGTCCTTGTGCCTTTATGGATATTTATGACCCCGCAACGGTTTTCAGTTCCATTGATAGGGAAGGACGCTATGCCTATGGCAATCAGCCGAATATTGGCGTGTGGAATCTTGCGCGATTTGCCGAATCGCTCTTGCCGCTGCTGGCTGAAGATCAAGAGCAGGCAGTTACACTTGCTCAAGATAAACTCGCGGATTTTTCGAAATTATTTAAATCCTATTGGCTTGAGGGAATGAGGGCAAAGCTGGGAATCCTTAATGAGGAACCACAGGATGAATCACTGATTGAAGGACTTCTCGATTTGATGCAGAAGAATCGTGCAGATTATACCAATACCTTCCGTGCTTTAACTTTTAATAAACTAGAGGATTTGGATCTGTTTGGGATACCAGAATTTGTTCAGTGGCATAAGCAATGGCAGGAGAGACTCGGGAGACAGCAGGAATCGAAGGACTCGTCACTTCAGTTGATGAGGAATAGCAATCCTGCGGTAATCCCTCGGAACCACCGGGTAGAAGAGGCGCTGGATGCGGCAGTGAAGAACGAAGATTATAGCGTAATGGAAAAACTTCTTGAAATTCTTAAAAATCCTTATGCTCACTCACCTGAACAGGAGGATTACACTGCACTGCCTGAAGAATCAGCACTTCCATACAGAACATTCTGTGGTACATGA
- a CDS encoding ABC transporter ATP-binding protein produces MNLLKTTVMHFKPYWKRLLLALIFSLVGGAFTVLPPILAGKLVDVVITGKEISLLLWIVGGVLVAFLGKALFEAMQEYVQVKIGLDVITDMQIRAFKKLHRTPMSFFTTTPRGDMLYRLTHDVESIQNLNNTVVPRILQQVIGAVAAFSAVFVMYWPAAIVMFVVFAIYILPSFKLGKTMRKMSAVQREMSADMYHHLQESIESTRLVRTFQTQKEEVETQRRKLTDWKTYSIRAALIGKVNWRLGNLFNIATPGVVMLIGGYSIWAGEITIGTLVACLSFIPIMFMPVRSLAENALTIQQAIPALQRLYEYFDLPEEHEETLPSFGVVEGRIDVENIWFTYPSNDKKILKGVSLSLEPGNHIGIVGTSGGGKSTLIQILLGLYEPEKGTVQIDGKDLFSYNRNSLRQQVGVVSQETFLLNSTLRNNLLYGKMNATQEELERAVEAAGLKELIESLEDGYETVVGERGLKLSGGQRQRVALARAILRQPPVLIFDEATSSLDGETEEKVQESLEQLIPGRTTITIAHRLVTVRNADNILLLDQGMIAEQGTHEELLALRGQYFELYKAQYSELEKEMIG; encoded by the coding sequence ATGAACTTATTGAAAACGACAGTGATGCATTTTAAACCATATTGGAAAAGATTGTTGCTTGCCTTGATTTTTTCACTAGTGGGCGGTGCATTCACAGTTTTACCACCTATACTGGCAGGGAAACTAGTCGACGTGGTAATAACGGGGAAAGAGATCAGTTTATTGCTATGGATTGTCGGAGGTGTACTCGTCGCTTTCTTAGGAAAGGCGCTTTTTGAGGCGATGCAGGAATATGTACAGGTTAAAATCGGACTCGATGTAATTACTGATATGCAAATTCGGGCATTTAAAAAATTGCATCGCACACCGATGTCGTTTTTTACAACCACACCAAGAGGGGATATGTTATATCGGTTAACCCATGATGTGGAATCGATTCAAAATTTGAACAATACGGTCGTTCCCCGTATTTTACAGCAGGTCATTGGTGCGGTTGCAGCATTTTCTGCCGTCTTTGTTATGTATTGGCCGGCAGCCATTGTGATGTTTGTCGTGTTTGCCATCTATATTTTACCGTCCTTTAAACTTGGAAAAACGATGAGAAAAATGAGCGCCGTCCAAAGGGAAATGAGCGCGGATATGTATCATCATTTACAAGAAAGTATTGAAAGCACTAGATTAGTAAGGACCTTCCAAACTCAAAAGGAAGAAGTAGAAACACAACGTAGAAAATTGACTGATTGGAAAACCTATTCGATTCGTGCAGCATTGATTGGAAAGGTCAACTGGCGTCTGGGAAATTTATTCAACATAGCCACTCCAGGGGTGGTTATGTTAATTGGAGGTTACTCCATTTGGGCTGGGGAAATTACCATTGGAACGTTGGTAGCTTGCCTTAGTTTTATTCCTATTATGTTTATGCCCGTTCGCTCACTGGCTGAAAATGCTTTGACCATACAACAGGCAATTCCGGCTTTGCAGAGACTTTATGAGTATTTCGATTTACCTGAAGAGCATGAAGAAACTCTTCCTTCTTTTGGTGTGGTAGAAGGAAGGATAGACGTGGAAAATATCTGGTTTACTTATCCTTCTAACGATAAAAAGATTTTAAAGGGGGTTTCGCTTTCACTTGAGCCGGGGAACCATATTGGTATTGTTGGTACAAGTGGGGGCGGGAAAAGTACACTTATCCAGATCTTATTAGGACTGTATGAACCTGAAAAAGGTACGGTCCAAATTGATGGAAAAGACCTTTTCTCCTATAATCGCAACAGCCTTAGGCAACAGGTGGGAGTAGTTTCACAGGAAACCTTTCTATTAAATAGTACACTACGGAATAATCTTCTATATGGAAAAATGAATGCCACCCAAGAAGAGCTAGAGCGAGCAGTTGAAGCAGCTGGGTTAAAGGAATTGATTGAATCCTTAGAAGATGGGTATGAAACAGTGGTCGGTGAACGTGGCTTGAAACTATCTGGTGGCCAGAGACAAAGGGTAGCGCTAGCTAGAGCTATTCTACGCCAGCCGCCGGTTTTGATTTTTGATGAAGCAACATCATCTTTGGATGGAGAAACAGAGGAAAAGGTTCAAGAATCTCTTGAACAATTAATTCCCGGAAGAACAACGATTACGATTGCTCACCGGTTAGTGACGGTCAGAAATGCTGATAACATTCTCCTTCTAGATCAGGGGATGATTGCTGAACAAGGAACACATGAAGAACTGCTCGCGCTTAGGGGACAGTATTTTGAACTATACAAAGCCCAGTATAGCGAGTTGGAAAAGGAGATGATTGGATGA
- a CDS encoding ABC transporter ATP-binding protein, whose protein sequence is MSAKTISQKKKNRDGRRVLDFLKPYKKWVIADSIVIAISQVFSALIPTLALSWLIDTIIPGETSSWLWGLMWLLVFAAVMDLVMMVIDEYFCHQTAKTVTNWQKLRLFSHLQVLPYSFYHNNSSGELLARVSDDPDTLHNFLAWEGSTFMASVQGVFIYSLVLLWIHPYLMITSVILGVVFYLASNYVGARTRAASANARQEASRYLERLRESVTGIHLSRVMGVSDNEVESVISIRDSFVKHSVSELKARMQSVVVIASYNGFALGLVYLISTLLIWNNGLTSGQMMTAGGLVTIAANEMQRLLRNWLSVRRTGPALDRSDILLSQPSSDAETQKGVIGGRASGTLSLKEVTFAYPGKEENVLSGVSFHIQAGDKVALVGPSGSGKSTIVDLLFRLYDTKNGQIDVDGRSITEWDTAWLRSQIAMVTQDVQLRNGTLADNLRIGKPDATDEELLKALEDSGLGELIESLPEGLNTKVGERGSLLSGGQKQRLSLARAILKDAPILILDEASSALDPITETKINEAVLKTGKKQTILIVSHRLSTVLSADKIIVLENGTIVEEGAHTELLSNRNGVYSRLFGREAEIGEETMNETNIQVI, encoded by the coding sequence ATGAGTGCAAAAACTATCTCCCAAAAAAAGAAGAATCGTGATGGCAGAAGGGTACTAGATTTTTTAAAACCCTATAAGAAATGGGTAATTGCTGATTCCATTGTCATTGCCATCAGCCAAGTCTTTTCTGCATTAATCCCAACCCTAGCTCTTAGCTGGCTTATTGATACAATTATTCCAGGTGAAACCTCGAGCTGGTTATGGGGATTAATGTGGCTGTTAGTCTTTGCGGCAGTCATGGATTTAGTCATGATGGTCATCGATGAATATTTTTGTCACCAAACAGCCAAAACCGTGACCAATTGGCAAAAGCTTCGTCTTTTTAGCCATTTACAAGTGTTGCCCTATTCCTTTTATCACAACAATTCATCAGGGGAACTGCTGGCACGAGTCTCGGATGATCCGGATACCCTTCACAATTTTCTTGCGTGGGAAGGGTCAACCTTCATGGCAAGTGTCCAGGGTGTTTTTATTTACAGCCTTGTCCTTCTATGGATCCACCCTTATTTAATGATTACCAGTGTGATTCTAGGAGTGGTTTTCTATTTAGCCTCCAATTATGTCGGTGCAAGGACGAGGGCAGCTTCTGCTAATGCAAGGCAAGAGGCTTCCCGCTATCTTGAAAGACTAAGAGAATCTGTTACTGGAATTCATTTATCACGGGTTATGGGTGTTTCTGATAACGAGGTCGAAAGTGTAATTTCGATTAGGGACTCTTTCGTAAAACATTCGGTAAGTGAACTAAAGGCAAGAATGCAATCGGTAGTCGTTATTGCAAGCTATAACGGTTTTGCTTTAGGTTTAGTCTATTTAATAAGTACTCTATTAATTTGGAACAATGGGTTAACAAGCGGACAAATGATGACTGCGGGCGGATTAGTTACGATTGCCGCCAACGAAATGCAAAGGCTGCTCCGCAACTGGCTTTCTGTCCGGAGAACAGGACCAGCTCTTGATCGTTCAGATATTCTTCTTTCGCAGCCATCGTCGGATGCAGAAACACAAAAGGGTGTAATCGGCGGAAGGGCAAGTGGCACGTTAAGCCTAAAAGAAGTAACCTTTGCGTATCCAGGAAAAGAAGAAAATGTACTGTCAGGTGTTTCTTTTCATATTCAAGCAGGTGACAAAGTGGCCTTGGTTGGCCCAAGTGGTTCGGGAAAATCCACCATCGTCGACTTGCTATTTCGATTATATGATACTAAAAATGGCCAGATTGATGTGGATGGCAGAAGCATTACCGAATGGGATACAGCTTGGCTGCGGTCACAAATAGCAATGGTCACTCAGGATGTTCAACTGCGGAACGGTACTTTAGCGGACAATTTGAGAATTGGAAAGCCAGATGCTACGGATGAAGAATTACTGAAAGCATTAGAGGATAGTGGTTTGGGTGAGTTGATTGAAAGTCTCCCAGAAGGATTGAATACAAAGGTTGGCGAACGAGGTAGCCTCCTTTCCGGAGGACAGAAGCAGCGACTTTCGCTGGCAAGGGCCATCCTAAAAGACGCTCCAATCCTTATTCTTGATGAAGCAAGTTCAGCTCTTGATCCAATCACAGAAACAAAAATTAATGAAGCTGTATTGAAAACAGGAAAGAAACAAACGATCTTAATTGTTTCACATCGTCTTTCCACGGTTCTTTCAGCAGATAAAATAATTGTTCTCGAAAATGGAACAATTGTTGAAGAAGGCGCACATACGGAGTTACTAAGTAACCGGAATGGTGTCTATTCAAGGCTGTTTGGTAGAGAAGCTGAAATCGGAGAAGAAACAATGAATGAGACAAATATCCAAGTAATTTAA
- a CDS encoding HEAT repeat domain-containing protein, which translates to MKNTEEKSNLPENYEELKKQAGRTSNWRERLDAVEELGKWKSKQTIDILKRIMNNDTVYKVQEAAYRKLKKLGEDVETPPRKKGDLVKDVNKILLRIKKSLPEGHGYEEFKEKLKKMRLDVFDTYEGDKGPDFDQWLENIWATLQKK; encoded by the coding sequence TTGAAAAATACTGAAGAAAAAAGCAATTTACCTGAGAATTATGAGGAATTAAAGAAGCAAGCCGGCAGAACTTCTAATTGGAGAGAACGTTTAGATGCTGTTGAAGAGCTGGGTAAATGGAAGAGCAAACAAACAATTGATATACTGAAGCGAATAATGAACAATGACACTGTCTATAAAGTACAAGAGGCAGCATATCGAAAACTGAAAAAACTTGGTGAAGATGTCGAAACACCGCCTAGAAAAAAGGGCGATTTGGTTAAGGATGTTAATAAAATTTTATTAAGAATAAAGAAAAGCTTGCCAGAGGGTCATGGCTATGAAGAATTCAAAGAGAAGCTAAAGAAAATGCGACTGGATGTCTTTGATACATATGAGGGTGACAAAGGGCCAGACTTTGATCAGTGGCTTGAGAACATATGGGCAACATTACAAAAAAAGTAG
- a CDS encoding alanine--glyoxylate aminotransferase family protein: protein MKYRDLNTSNRTIMTPGPVEVEPRVLRAMATPILGQFDPEFTHIMNETMEMIRELFQTENQWAFPIDGTSRAGLEAVLGSMIEPGDRVLIPIYGRFGHLLTEISERYGAEIYTIETEWGTVFNPQEVISEMDRVQPKIVAMVHGETSTGCMQPLKEVGEACRDRDIFFVVDAVATIGGVDVKVDEWKIDAAIGGTQKCLSVPSGLAPITFNSRVEALLLQRKKIEKGLIEPGSNSIVQTRTIRSNYFDLSQLMDYWGPARLNHHTEATSMLYALREGLRIVLEEGLENRFERHKMNETALVNGIQAMGLTFYGDPSCKMPVVTCIEIPDGIDGESVRSMLLNDFEIEIASSFGALKGKIWRIGTMGYSSRKKNVLHVLGALEAVLVYHGAEIQIGQAVRAALETYLDER from the coding sequence ATGAAATATAGAGACCTCAATACCTCAAACAGAACGATTATGACACCAGGACCAGTTGAGGTGGAACCGCGTGTACTACGCGCAATGGCCACGCCTATCCTTGGACAGTTTGATCCTGAATTTACACATATTATGAATGAAACGATGGAAATGATTCGTGAGCTATTTCAGACAGAAAACCAGTGGGCATTTCCGATAGACGGGACCTCACGTGCTGGGTTAGAGGCGGTTCTAGGGAGTATGATTGAACCGGGAGACAGAGTTCTAATTCCTATATATGGACGTTTTGGGCATCTGCTTACCGAAATTTCGGAACGGTACGGAGCGGAAATCTATACTATTGAAACAGAGTGGGGAACTGTTTTTAACCCACAGGAAGTTATTAGTGAAATGGACCGTGTGCAGCCAAAGATTGTCGCAATGGTTCATGGAGAAACCTCAACAGGCTGTATGCAGCCGTTAAAGGAAGTTGGCGAAGCATGTCGAGATCGTGATATTTTCTTTGTTGTTGATGCAGTTGCAACGATAGGCGGGGTAGATGTAAAAGTGGATGAATGGAAGATTGATGCAGCCATTGGAGGAACACAAAAATGTCTATCCGTGCCATCAGGACTTGCGCCAATCACTTTTAATTCTCGTGTGGAGGCACTTCTTTTACAGCGGAAAAAGATTGAGAAAGGGTTAATTGAGCCTGGTTCAAATTCGATCGTACAGACTAGGACCATCCGCAGTAATTACTTTGATTTAAGTCAATTGATGGATTATTGGGGTCCAGCCCGTTTGAATCACCATACAGAAGCAACTTCGATGCTATATGCACTGCGGGAAGGTTTACGGATTGTCTTGGAAGAAGGGTTAGAGAACCGGTTTGAGCGGCATAAAATGAATGAAACAGCCCTAGTGAATGGGATTCAAGCAATGGGCTTGACCTTCTACGGTGATCCAAGTTGTAAAATGCCGGTGGTTACTTGCATTGAAATTCCGGATGGAATCGATGGTGAATCCGTCCGTTCTATGCTGTTAAATGATTTTGAAATTGAAATTGCTAGTTCCTTTGGAGCATTAAAGGGGAAAATTTGGAGAATCGGTACGATGGGCTACAGCTCCCGAAAGAAAAATGTACTCCATGTTCTAGGGGCTCTTGAAGCAGTACTTGTGTATCATGGCGCTGAAATTCAAATAGGTCAGGCTGTTAGAGCGGCATTGGAAACGTACTTGGATGAAAGATAA
- a CDS encoding helix-turn-helix transcriptional regulator translates to MLGDRIRKLRKQKKLTLEALAGEGITKGMLSLIENNKANPSMESLAFIAEGLSVEVSELLEEVSSQELREILEQAEKLYNQENSANKYQQLIKLIKPYIGNLTQGYESARLLEIYSRCLYNEKMDGWQEFTSQAATMYDQMNLTANRAGITIFRATVKFIDHAYTQALAVISKERTEIEANHAYIDPMTRVDLDYHEAMLHFAIGDYDAATTMMESAINFSKKHRIFYRIDDLYRLAAGQALLSRDEKKKELYLTKLKQYGEFADDLASIIVHDLMIAISLNSEKKEYSRALEIIDQYLSNPKFADIFGGLYLIEKGKSLYGLRQFDEAILCLDKVETPSTTHHPFDLSLYYVRDSYKALCHFELGAVEEALQSIKRAVDHFESLPHTLFKDFTFDAYNKIRAKIS, encoded by the coding sequence ATGTTAGGAGATCGTATACGGAAATTAAGAAAACAGAAAAAGTTGACACTTGAAGCGCTTGCAGGGGAAGGGATTACAAAAGGGATGCTCAGCCTCATCGAAAATAATAAGGCGAATCCTTCAATGGAAAGCCTAGCCTTTATAGCTGAGGGACTATCCGTTGAGGTAAGCGAACTATTAGAGGAAGTCAGCTCTCAGGAATTGAGGGAAATTCTTGAACAAGCAGAGAAGTTATATAATCAAGAAAACTCAGCTAATAAATATCAACAGCTTATCAAACTTATTAAGCCTTATATAGGTAACCTAACACAAGGCTATGAGTCGGCTCGATTGTTGGAGATATATAGCCGATGTCTTTATAACGAAAAAATGGATGGATGGCAGGAGTTTACTAGCCAGGCCGCAACCATGTATGATCAGATGAACCTAACAGCGAATCGTGCTGGAATCACCATTTTCCGTGCAACGGTTAAATTTATCGATCATGCCTACACTCAGGCCTTAGCCGTTATATCAAAGGAACGGACTGAAATCGAAGCGAACCATGCCTATATTGACCCGATGACACGTGTCGACCTTGATTATCATGAGGCTATGTTGCATTTTGCCATCGGTGATTATGATGCAGCAACAACTATGATGGAAAGTGCCATTAATTTTTCCAAAAAGCATCGAATCTTTTATCGTATTGATGATTTATATCGCCTTGCTGCAGGACAAGCATTACTTTCCCGAGATGAAAAAAAGAAAGAACTTTATTTAACCAAGCTAAAGCAATACGGCGAATTTGCTGACGATTTAGCCTCCATTATTGTCCATGACCTTATGATTGCCATATCACTCAACTCAGAGAAGAAAGAGTATTCCAGAGCACTAGAAATAATTGACCAATATTTATCAAATCCAAAGTTTGCGGACATCTTTGGAGGCTTGTACTTAATTGAAAAGGGAAAATCCCTGTATGGGCTCCGACAATTTGACGAGGCCATTCTTTGCCTGGATAAGGTAGAAACACCATCTACTACTCATCATCCGTTTGACTTGTCGCTATATTATGTTAGGGATTCATACAAAGCTTTATGCCATTTTGAGCTCGGAGCAGTGGAGGAAGCTCTCCAATCGATAAAAAGAGCAGTAGATCATTTCGAATCTCTTCCACATACACTTTTTAAAGACTTTACCTTTGATGCATACAATAAAATTAGGGCAAAGATTAGCTAA
- a CDS encoding MFS transporter has protein sequence MDSSLKLKKATYHLWTFAISKLISSFGSQVYSFALSFYILQMTGSAKSFALNLICNILPRTLAAPFAGYFVDRYSRKMIVITSQIATTLAVGGLLVVSYTSGLSLVAIYITSCILSLTSMFSGVAFSSSITGLIDENRIQKAMSLNQMSISFAAIGSPAVGGLLYGAISMPIFLIIYMIASSIAVLLESTMNFKLFTKPKEEADGEAKESMWQSMKAGVTYLKTQPLIMAIIWIALLVNFFFGAFEVGYSFILIEKLKMDSQHFGFTQGAIAFGMLTMSIYLSVRKEVKYPFLVSKWGIIVMGVIMGAVSLPLFITMSYSILFVYYVMLMLGLGVMLVIVNTPMQVMLQKQIADEFKGRVFSIIETMAMALMPLGMVLYGFLYDLFPPQWILLLSSAFLVGVVLILARPSIVRKAHPQLYEDKAVKERAEAF, from the coding sequence ATGGATAGTAGTTTAAAGTTAAAAAAAGCGACGTATCACCTCTGGACATTCGCAATAAGTAAACTGATTTCTTCCTTTGGTTCTCAAGTATATTCCTTTGCCCTAAGTTTTTATATTTTACAAATGACAGGTTCAGCGAAGAGCTTTGCTTTGAATCTTATCTGTAATATTTTGCCGCGTACCCTTGCCGCACCATTTGCTGGGTATTTCGTGGATAGATATTCACGGAAAATGATTGTCATCACATCACAAATTGCGACAACCCTAGCGGTTGGAGGGCTTTTAGTCGTAAGTTACACCTCAGGACTATCCTTAGTGGCTATTTACATTACCTCATGTATTCTATCACTAACATCAATGTTTTCCGGCGTGGCGTTTTCTTCATCGATTACAGGGCTTATCGATGAAAATAGGATTCAAAAGGCGATGTCCTTAAACCAAATGTCCATCTCGTTTGCTGCAATCGGCAGTCCTGCTGTAGGGGGATTATTGTATGGAGCAATCTCGATGCCAATTTTCCTCATCATCTATATGATTGCTTCTAGTATAGCTGTTCTCCTTGAATCAACAATGAATTTCAAACTTTTTACTAAACCAAAAGAAGAAGCAGATGGAGAAGCAAAAGAATCGATGTGGCAAAGCATGAAGGCTGGGGTTACCTACTTGAAAACCCAGCCGCTGATTATGGCGATAATCTGGATTGCATTGTTGGTTAATTTCTTTTTTGGAGCATTTGAGGTAGGCTATTCATTTATTCTTATTGAAAAGTTAAAAATGGATTCCCAGCATTTTGGTTTTACCCAAGGGGCAATTGCATTTGGAATGCTAACGATGTCAATCTATCTTTCTGTAAGAAAAGAAGTGAAATATCCATTTTTAGTATCTAAATGGGGAATAATCGTGATGGGAGTCATCATGGGAGCGGTATCCTTACCTTTATTTATTACGATGTCATACAGTATTCTGTTTGTATATTACGTAATGCTTATGCTAGGTTTAGGTGTCATGCTGGTTATTGTAAATACACCGATGCAGGTGATGCTACAAAAACAAATCGCAGACGAATTTAAAGGTCGTGTTTTTTCAATCATAGAAACAATGGCGATGGCACTTATGCCATTAGGGATGGTACTATATGGTTTTCTGTACGATCTATTTCCACCACAGTGGATCCTGCTATTGTCGTCTGCATTCCTTGTTGGTGTTGTTCTTATCCTTGCAAGGCCCTCCATTGTTCGAAAAGCGCACCCACAACTGTATGAAGACAAGGCAGTTAAGGAACGTGCAGAAGCGTTTTAA
- a CDS encoding DMT family transporter, protein MKTWQYALIVFIGGCCYGALSTFVKLAYSAGFNVAEVTGSQYLFGALLIWVLALFSKKKKLTLPNIGTLLLSGIPVGLTGVFYYQSLQTLHASLAIIFLFQFVWIGTLAEWIFYKKIPTKGKVVSIGILIIGSILAAGIITEGAFEVSLQGTVWGLLSALTYTAFIFLSGSVGKDIPSVQKSAFLTTGGLITVLILLQPTELFQLDVFMGVAPYGLYLGLLGVALPPLLFTIGMPHIGPGLGTILTASELPIAVILSALVLGEIVSMSQWLGVVFILGGIMVGNVKMAKPKMKSVPVESESAT, encoded by the coding sequence ATGAAAACTTGGCAATATGCATTAATTGTTTTTATAGGAGGATGCTGTTACGGAGCATTATCAACATTTGTAAAGCTTGCCTATTCTGCTGGTTTTAACGTAGCAGAGGTGACAGGGAGCCAATACTTATTTGGGGCTTTGCTAATCTGGGTGTTGGCGCTATTTTCAAAAAAGAAAAAGCTTACGCTGCCTAACATAGGTACACTGCTTTTATCAGGCATCCCAGTTGGTTTAACGGGTGTATTTTATTATCAGTCGCTACAGACACTACACGCTTCTCTTGCGATTATTTTCTTATTTCAATTTGTTTGGATTGGCACGCTAGCAGAGTGGATTTTTTATAAAAAAATACCGACCAAGGGAAAGGTTGTTTCAATTGGCATTTTAATTATAGGCTCCATTCTTGCCGCTGGCATTATCACAGAAGGTGCCTTTGAAGTATCATTGCAAGGGACAGTTTGGGGGTTACTTTCCGCATTAACCTATACAGCTTTCATCTTTCTTAGCGGCTCCGTGGGCAAAGATATACCATCTGTACAGAAAAGTGCTTTTCTAACCACCGGCGGGTTAATCACTGTTTTGATACTGCTACAACCAACCGAGTTATTCCAATTGGATGTTTTTATGGGAGTCGCACCGTATGGTTTGTATCTTGGTTTATTAGGGGTAGCTTTGCCGCCGCTCTTATTTACAATTGGAATGCCGCATATCGGACCTGGACTTGGAACCATCCTAACAGCCTCCGAACTACCGATCGCTGTTATATTATCAGCACTTGTCTTAGGCGAAATCGTAAGCATGTCACAATGGCTAGGAGTTGTATTTATTTTAGGAGGAATTATGGTCGGTAATGTTAAAATGGCCAAACCTAAAATGAAGTCTGTGCCAGTAGAAAGTGAATCCGCAACATAA